One Paralysiella testudinis genomic window, AAATTTGAATATGTAGAAGAAAAGAAAGCTGCATGGGATATCTTGGGGCAGAAGCTTCAAGAAATTTTGAAAAATAGTTGAAAATAGAAAAGAGATTTTGACGACAAATTTGAGTATTAAGTTGCGGTATATTACTCAACTTTAATTGTTTTTGGCAGGGTTTGGGTGAGGTAGATGGCGGCGGCTTCGCTGCCCACTGCGGCAACGGCACCGCTGCTGGCGTTGCCGCCGTTCACATAGGCCAGAGTAGCGCCGAGGATGGCATGGCTGAGCAGTTGGGCGGTTTGATTGGGGTCGCTGCCGTTGTGGCCGAAGGTGTTGCCGATGGTGGCCGCGGCATACGGTGCCAAGGTATTGGAGGCTACCTGAAGCCCGCTTTGGCCGCTTGTTGGTATTGCTGTGATTGAGTATTCAATAAAGTGAATCTCAGAAATTTTTAGTCAAAATTAATTGTACATGTATTTAATTCAATAGTCCTGCCATCAAATAAATGTAAATATCTACCATCTATTTGGGCTAACAAAGACCCTTGTGATTTAGCACCTTCTTCAATATCTTTTTTCCAACCCACTAAGTCACCATGATAAGTTAATGAATGAAATGAAGTTCCATCTGGTAGCACAATGCAACAGCCACTTTCATTAACTCCTCCAAATTTTGCAAATGGAGGATTCGTGTAGTTTGTAATACTACGAAATTGTTTACGATGATTTCCTTTGGGAGGTACAGAAAAATAAATTACTTCTGCCCCATCTTTTTTAAAGACACCAGGAATTATACGAGCATTATTCTGTTCAAGTTTTCCTCCTAGTGCAGTCTCTAGGTGTTTAAGTTGATTTGTCATAACAGTTTTATTGCTTATTCTAAACATAACTTAAATGGTGAATCTTCTGCATATTGTGGCCACTGGTGCCATGGATAGTTTTCAGCATCTCTTAAGGTTTCAATAATTAAATTGAAATATTCTTCACCTAAATTCTGTTTAGATATCTCCGAGTTTGTCCAATGCAATATACAGTTCAATCCAGCACCACAAGTCATGACATCCCATAAGACATCTAATACTGGCACGCCTGCCGAACCTTCAACATAATTTTCAAAATGCAATATCTTATCTAGTTGTATATAAAAATCAATTTTTTCTTTTATATCTCTTCCATCAATATAAAAATGCTGTTGTTTTATCATTTCCATTTCCCCATTGGTAATATAGTTTTATGATCTCTGCTAAAATAAAGCATGCCACCATTAGAATAATACAATCTCTCCTTACCCCTAGTTTTAGTTCCTTGATAATTGATATCAGCCTCATACCACCTTCGATTTGGTGCAGATGGCAGTAGTTTTTCTCTGCTTATTCTAAACATAACTTGAATGGGACATAATCCTCTGTCCAAGTAACGTTTTCCGCCATTTTTAAAATATCAACTATTGCATAAAAATGCTCTTCTCCCAAGTTTTGCTTAGATATTTCTGAATGTTCCCAATGCAATACACAGTTCAATCCAGCACCACTACTTAATATATCCCATAGAGCATCAAGATTGTATCCATAACCATCAATGAAATTTTTAGCATTTAATAAATCACCAATTTTTTTATGGAAATCAGCTTTTGTTTGTATGCTTTTCCCATTTAAATATAAATCATTAATACTTTTTTTCATTTCCATTTTCCTATTGGTACAACGGTTTTGCTGTGCTCGCGCGTAAAATACAACAATCCATCATTTGAGTAAAATAATCTCTCGTTGCCTCTAGTTCTAGTTTCTTGATAATTGATATCAGCCTCATACCACGTTCGATTTGGTGCAGATGGCAGTAGTTTTTCTCTATTACTATAAGGCTCACCGCCAATAGTTTTACCATTGGGGACATGGTTTCCAGATTTCCAGCCCAAAGCTTCTGCTTCCGCTTTGGTTATAAAATTAGGTGGTAATTTTCCAGTCTGCTTTAAACTATCAACCATATTATTTGCAGCAATAAATTATTTCTTGCCAACATAAAACTCACCTTCTCCGCTAAAAGATATCGATATATCGTACTCAAAATAAATTTTAATTATTTGTTGTAAATCAATAAAAAATTCTTCTATATGCAACAAAGAAAGGCCGTTTAAAGTTTTATAAATAATTTTATCGTTTTCAATGCAATCATCAAATATTGGTGGTGTCCTGAAAAGTATGCTGCCTATATTTTAGGCAAAATATAGAATCATTATTTACATAAATGGTGCAGAAAAAACCTGTGTTTATATACGTATCCATTTGTCTAAACCATGACTCTTTACTTTGCCTGCTCTTGCTTTTTTCAGCAGCATACTTTTCAGGACACCACCAAATATTTTACTATAATGTGTTGCAAGCTCTACACTATTTGTATGATAAACAACTCCACATAGAATTTTCAAATATTCCCATCCCCCCTTAAAAAATATTCATAATTATTCGTTTTTAACGCGATTATTGATAGTTAATGATACATAAAAGCTACTCAAAAGAATCAAAAAATGTAGCTACAACACTTCCAACTATTGGTAAAATAATTAATAATTTTATTACTCCACTTTCATTAACTGAATTCCAATATTTTGGAATTGATATATTAGACCCCATAAAAAAATCAATAACAGGCCCAAACAGAAATACAAGTATTCCTAAGGAAATAAAGGATATAAAATATGATGTAATAGTATATAAAATAAATATATATAAAATTCTTTTCATTATTTTCCTTCCTTATTTTGTATAGTGTGGTTGATAAATCCTTTACCTGCTTCTCCTAATATACCCCCTCCAATAGTCCCTGAGGTGACAGGAATATTAGAATATCTATCTTGTAAAATAGGATTAAATGGCACATACACGTCTCTAGGGCGCGTAATAAAAGTATTAAGCCGTTCATTAAAATATTTAGTAATGGGTTTGCCAGCATGATAGCCAATTACAGTGCCCGCAACAGTACCGGGAATATCATTTACCGGATTTTGTCCCTGTATAAATGATGAAGTTGCACTACCCGCGGTATTGATTAGCACTTGCCCGCCCAAATTGTATTTGGATGCAATACCACCGGTTACGGAATCAATAGCTACAGCGCCTAGGTTTACTTTTCCATCATTCTGAATTGCTTGGCTGGCTGCTGAAATACTGCCATTGATTGCAGCATTTTTAATGGCAACTCTACCTGCTTGTGTCGTTGCTGCTTGTAACATCATACCGGGAACGCCTGTTGACAAAGCCGCATCGCCAACCGGAATGGCTGCAGGGCCTAATGTGGCTACCGCATAGGGTGATGCGGCTACACCAACGCCAACTACGGTTATCTTCCTTAATCCTCCTGCCAATTCCATGGCTCTTGCATGCTCAGGTGTTCGCGACAACATTTTCGCTGAAGCAGGCGATATAGCTTGTAGAAAATCATTATTCTCCACCGCATTCTGCCCAATTACCCCCGCCACTTGCGCATTAAACGCCGCACCGCCATCACCCGTTGCACCCACCACCGATGCAATCGCACCGGTAACGGAGCGAATCTCGGCTTTGATGGGTTCAGGCAGCAGATTGGGGTTGAATTCGCCGGTATTGGGGTCAATCGCGGTTTTGCCGTCGTTGTATTGCTGGGTCAGGTATTGGGCGGTTTTTTCTGCCGCTAGGGTGGCGCTGCCGCCGGCCAGCGGGTCGGCACCATTCACATAGGCCAAGGTAGCGCCAAGGATAAAGTGCCCTACGGCTTGTGCCGTTTCGTTTTTATTCTCACCATGGCCTACGGTGCTGCCGATACTGGCTGCCGCATAAGGTGCCAGTGTATTGGCGGCTACCTGAAGATTGGTCTGCCCGCCGAGGGTGCCGGTAATCAGGGTGGTGGCGGCATTTAAGGCACGGCTGTTACTGCCGCCGATGCCCCAGTCTTTGGCTTGGTTATCTGCTTGTGCATAAACGGTATCATTCCGCAGCATTTCGGTATGTTGCCCGTTTGTGTCTTTGGCCATAAAGCGTTCATAGCTGCCATCGTTTTGCGTTTTCAGGCGGTTGGTGTAATCCGCTTCGGCTTGTGCCTTTTCTTTGGCCGCCGCTTTAACCCGGTCGCTGCTAAAGGTGCGTGCCGCTGTGGCAATGGTGGCGGTAGCTTGAGCCACGGTTTTTTGTTGCGTCAGCACGGCCTGCAAGTCGGGCAGCTCGGCCAGTTGGCGGTGGGCGCTGGCCGGGTCGCTGTGGATGCCCAGTGCTTCTACTGTGGTGGCTTTGCCGCCGATGGTGAGGTTGCCGGCGCTGAGGGTGGCACGGGTGGTGCTGCTGTCGTTGCCGCCGGTTTGCTGCGGTAGGCTGGGGCTGTAGTTAAAGCCGCCGTCGCCGGCGTTGTTGGCAAAGGCTTGGCCCAGTTTGGTGTCTTGGAAGGCGGCGTTGTCGGCGTTTTGCCCCGGGCTGTTGCTGCCGTAGCTGCCGGCCAGTGCGACGCTGCTGGCGCTGTAATTGCTGTGGTTGCGGATGTCTTCGAAGCTCAGTTGCTTGGTGGTGAGTTGGTTGTGCTCTTTGGCCGCGGTAGAGGCGATGGCGCCGCCTTTGAGGTGGACGCTGTCGGCGTTGATGTGGTAGCCGCCGTCACCGGCAAACAGGCCGCTTTGTTGGTTTACGGCGCTGAGGCTGCCTGAAGTTTTGTCGCTGCTGAAGTTGCCACTCGCTTCCCAGGCGGTGCCGAAGGATACTTGTACGCGCACGCCGGCGCCGGTTTGGCTGCTGCTTTGGTCTACTTGGTCTTGCAGGCTTTCGATATGCAGTTTGCCGCCGATGTCGGCATCGATACGGTTGGCGCTGGCGCTGGCACCTTTAAGGGTGGTGTCGCCTTTGCTGTTGAGAACGAGTTTGTTGGACTGCAGGGTGGTGTTGCTGTGGGTGTTGGCGTCAAGCTGGTTCTTGCCGCTGCCCCAGCCGGCTTCGCCGTAAACGTAGACGCCGGTTTGCGCGCCCACGGATACGCCCATGCCCACCGACAGGCCGGCGTTGCTGTTTTTACCGTCGGCCTGTTGTTGGCTTTGACCGGATTCGAGGATGATGTCTTTGGCCGAATTCAGTGCGATGGTGTCGCCGGCTTTGATTTGGCTGTGCTGGGCGCGGATGTCGCCTTCGCGGCTGGTGAGGCTGATGTTGCCGCCGGCGTTCAGTGCATTGCTCTGGCTTTGGGCATAGCGGCTGTCTTGTTGGCTTTTGCTGGTTTTAAAGCCGGTGCCGGTTTCGGCTTTAAAGAGGGCGCCGCCGTTGGCCACGGCGCTGTAGACTTGGTAGCCTTGGGCGGCAGCGGCCATGCCTTGCAGGGCTTGGGTGCGGCCGTCGGCTTTGTTGTTGACGGCGCCGTCGAGGGCGTTGACCAGGTCAATCAGCGGCGAGGAGATTTTGCTGAACTGGCCGACTTTAAGGTCTTTTTCAGACTGGTGGCTGGCACCGCGGTTGTGGTCGGCCAGAATGTCGATGCGTTGGGCATCGATGCTGATGTTTTGCCCGGCATGGATGTCGGCCACTTGTTGGGTGTAGTTGCCGCCGGCCTGAATGCGCACGTCGCCGCTTAAGCTGCCGATTTGGCTTTTGATTTGCTCGACTTGGTTGCCGCTGTTGTGGCTCTTGTGGCTCATATAGCCGTCGAAACGCTCGGTGTCGGAGATTTGGGCGGAGCCGATGCCTTGGTTGTGGCTCTGCTCGCTCTGACTGCGGCTGTTTTGGGTGGCGCGGATGTTGACGTGGCGGGCGGCATTGATGAGGTTGTCGCCGCCGGCAACAACGGTGCTGCCAAGGATGTTGATGTCGCCGCTGTCGGTTTGCAGGGTGGATTGGCCGCCTACGGACAGCAGGGTGCCGGTGGCTTTGTCCAGTGCGCCTTCGCCTTGGTTTTTGTCGTGGTACACACCGGCGGGGCTGAGGTGGTCGCGGTTGTCGATGGCAAAGCCGCTGCGGCGGCCATCGGCCGTTTGGCTGTGGCTGTCGGTGGCAAAGCCGAGGTTGATGTTGTTTTTGGCGTGCAAAAGGGCGTTGCCTTCGGCGCTAAGCTGGGCGCCTTGGCTGTTGATGTCGCCCGCGGTGGCGATGATGTTGAGGTGGCGCCCGGCCACGGCGGCGGTGGTGACGGCTTCGCTGCGGCTGCTGTCTTTGACGTTACGCTCGCTACTGGCACCGGCTCGGATCACCACCGGGGTGTTGGCGGCCATGACGGCTTTCATATTTCTATCAATAAATGGTATTCTACAGACATGAATAAAAAATCATCCGAAATTAGTAAATTTTTAAGCTACGTGCTTCGTCATGAGCCGCAGGCCATTGGTTTGCTCTTGGATCGTGAAGGATGGGCCGTAATCAGTGAATTAATTGTCCAAGCCAAACAAGCGGGGCAGAATTTAAATGACACGCTTATCCGTGAAATTGTAATCAATAGCGATAAGAAGCGTTTCGCTATTTCTGAAGATGGTTTACGTATTCGGGCGGTACAAGGCCATTCAACCAATACGGTAGCAATCGCGCATGCAGAGAAAATCCCACCTGAGTTTCTGTATCATGGCACAGCTACACGGTTTTTAGATTCGATTTTGCGTGAGGGATTAAAACCCGGATCGCGCCAGTATGTCCACCTTTCTGAAGATATGGAAGTAGCTACGGCTGTTGGTCAGCGTTATGGCAAGCCCGTGGTGCTTAAAATAGAAGCTCTACGAATGCACCAGCAGGGCTTGAAGTTTTTTCAGGCTGAGAATGGTGTTTGGCTTACTAAGCAAGTGCCATTTAGATATATTCAGAGATAACTTGGCAAGTTTGAATAATTAGTAAGCAATGATATATACTGTCTCTTGATTTGGTTTGTGGAGAAGCTACTTTATTTATGGAATAAACCCTCTACATTTCTAATAGGGGAAGCGTAAAGGATTTTTATGGTTTTTTATAAAGCAAATGATAATATTTGTATCAAAATACAAAACTCAAACATTTTCTTTACAGAATTATTCTGATTCCAAGGATGACCATTCCGCTATATCATCAATTACAAATTTTGCCCATTCCCAGAAGTCCTCAAATTTTTTAATCACTTCAAAACCATTATTAATCCAACCCTGAATTAAAAATATACCAACAACCTTATCATCTTTGACTGAAAAACAGGCAAGATCATCATTGTCTTGGCGACGGGCAAAGACAAGCAACTTTTCATTTACAATGTCAGGCCATGATTCTGTTGCCCAAAATATTTCTTCAGATGAAACAAAATACCAAGGTTGAAGTTGAGTAAAAGCATCAAAACCAACTAGCTTTTTGTCAATAAACCATTCATAACCTTTTGGTATAATTGAAAGATAATTTTTAAGCATTATATATATTCCTTATTGTTTGGAGCTTGGAAGTTTAGGCGGTATCTTTGTTCCAGTTGATGGCAATGCAGGATTTTGCTTCCCAGCTCTGTAAGAAGCCGCTTCTCCCCAAGTTTTCGAATTACCGAAACGTTTATTCTTAATCATTTCTGGCGGTAACGGATCTGATGGCAAATGAACGCGAGCTGGAATATTTTTAATTCCTTGTTCCAAGGCAATTGCCGCTCTCGTATGATCCAAGGTAACTGCACCATCAACGGTTTTGACTATATCAATTGGATCGCCTGCATAGCCTTGTGATTTGATACTCTCTCTCAAAACATCAGCACGACCATTTCCTCCTGCCGTTCTTTGAGTCCAGCGCAAGTCTGCTGGATTAATGTTGATTACATCACCACTTGTCGCTTGGGAAAAAGTTTTTCCCATATTCTTTGCACTACCAGAAGCATAATTAGGCTTAACCACTTTCGCAGGCACCGATATCCCCGCCTTACCCACACTAACGGTATCAATAGCAAACTGTACATAGTTTGCAGCCTGCTCCGACAATCCCAGTTGTTTTAAGCCCTGTACGGTAATGGTGGGATTTTGTTCGCTGGCTTTCTTGCCAAAATTACTGCCCCCTGTAATCACATGATCTGCTGATGTATAAACGCCTACCGCCGCTGCTGCGCAGCCGAAACCAAATGAACCGGCACAAGCAGCCGCACCGCCTTTAACCGAAACTACCATACCGGTAACGCCGCCCACAACTTCAGCGCCAGGAATAACATAGCGGTTAAGAGGGCTATTGTCTTCCCGGTTAAGCTTGTTAGATTGGGCAATCAGATAGTCTGCAACCAATTGCGGATTGTCCGACAGATAGCGCATGGATTCTTGTTGCAAGTCGCCATAATTCTGAGTAAATCGCGCATCTTTGGCAAACGTAATAATGCGTTCAACACCCTGACGGCACTCCGTTACTCTTCCGCCCGGGCTGCATTCATTTTTGACACTGTCTTTTAAAACCGCATAATCTTTGCGCACCTGCTCAGGTGATTTTTTCAATGCATTGGGGGTGAGATAGTAGTTATTCTCGACCGCATTCTGCCCCACCACCCCGGCAATCTGCGCATTAATACCGCTGTCACCAGCAATGCCACCCGCCACCGCGCCAATCGCGGCAGTGAGGTTGCGGATATGTTCTTTGTCCTTTTCAGGCAGCCTGTTCGGATCAAATACGCCGTTTTCATCGGTGGCTTGGTCTTTATACAGGGTTTGGGTGAGGTAGATGGCGGCGGCTTCGCTGCCCACTGCGGCAACGGCACCGCTGCTGGCGTTGCCGCCGTTTACATAGGCCAGAGTCGCACCGAGGATGGCGTGGCTAAGCAGTTGGGCGGCTTGGTTGGGGTCGCTGCCGTTGTGGCCGAAGGTGTTGCCGATGGTGGCCGCGGCATACGGCGCCAAGGTATTGGAGGCTACCTGAAGCCCGTTTTGGCCGCCCAGTGCGCCGGTGATGGCGGTGGTCACGGCGCTTAAGGCACGGCTGTTGCCGCCGCCGATGCCCCAGTCTTTGGCGGCTTGTTCGGCTTGCTGGTATTGCTGTTTGGCCGTTTCGATTTGGCTGAGATCGTTGCTTTTTTCGGCTGCCTGCAGCTGGGTTTGTGCTTCGGCTTTTGCCCGCTCGGCCGCTTTAACCCGGTCGCTGCTAAAGGTACGTGCCGCCCCGGCAATGGTGGCGGTGGCCTGAGCCACGGTTTTTTGTTGCGCCAGCACGGCCTGTAGGTCGGGCAGCTCGGCCAGTTGGCGGTGGGCGCTGGCCGGGTCGCTGTGGATGCCCAGTGCTTCTACTGTGGTTGCTTTGCCGCCGATGGTGAGGTTGCCGGCGCTGAGGGTGGCACGGGTGGTGCTGCTGTCGTTGCCGCTGGTTTGCTGCGGTAGGCTGGGGCTGTAGTTAAAGCCGCCGTCACCGGCGCTGTTGGCAAAGGCTTTGCCCAGTTTGGTGTCTTGGAAGGCGGCGTTGTCGGTGTTTTGCCCCGGGCTGTTGCTGCCGTAGCTGCCGGCCAGTGCGACGCTGCTGGCGCTGTAATTGCTGTGGTTGCGGATGTCTTCGAAGCTCAGTTGCTTGGTGGTGAGTTGGTTGTGCTCTTTGGCCGCGGTAGAGGCGATGGCGCCGCCTTTGAGGTGGACGCTGTCGGCGTTGATGTGGTAGCCGCCGTCACCGGCAAACAGGCCGCTTTGTTGGTTTACGGCGCTGAGGCTGCCTGAAGTTTTGTCGCTGCTGAAGTTGCCACTCGCTTCCCAGGCGGTGCCGAAGGATACTTGTACGCGCACGCCGGCGCCGGTTTGGCTGCTGCTTTGGTCTACTTGGTCTTGCAGGCTTTCGATATGCAGTTTGCCGCCGATGTCGGCATCGATACGGTTGGCGCTGGCGCTGGCACCTTTAAGGGTGGTGTCGCCTTTGCTGTTGAGAACGAGTTTGTTGGACTGCAGGGTGGTGTTGCTGTGGGTGTTGGCGTCAAGCTGGTTCTTGCCGCTGCCCCAGCCGGCTTCGCCGTAAACGTAGACGCCGGTTTGCGCGCCCACGGATACGCCCATGCCCACCGACAGGCCGGCGTTGCTGTTTTTACCGTCGGCCTGTTGTTGGCTTTGACCGGATTCGAGGATGATGTCTTTGGCCGAATTCAGTGCGATGGTGTCGCCGGCTTTGATTTGGCTGTGCTGGGCGCGGATGTCGCCTTCGCGGCTGGTGAGGCTGATGTTGCCGCCGGCGTTCAGTGCATTGCTCTGGCTTTGGGCATAGCGGCTGTCTTGTTGGCTTTTGCTGGTTTTAAAGCCAACTCCGATTTCGGCTTTGGCCAATACCGCTCCCTGTTGCAAATCTTTGGGGTCAACAGCTACTCCGTTTTGCAAGGCTGCTGCTGCCACTTGCGCATTGTGGGCGGCGGCATCGGCTACTTTGCCGGCTGCACCGTAAAGCTGATAGCCTTGAGCACCCGCAGCCATGCCCTGCAGGGCGCGGGTACGGTCATCGGCTTTGCTCTTGACCACGCCCTCGGTAGCGTTGACCAAATCAATCAGCGGCGAGCTTACTTTGGCAAAGGTACCGATTTTGATATCGCGCTCGGATTGGTGACTGTTGCCGCGGTTGTGGTCGGCCAGAATATCGATGCGTTGGGCATCGATGCTGATGTTTTGCCCGGCGTTGATGTCGGCCACTTGTTGGGTGTAGTTGCCGCCGGCCTGAATGCGCACGTCGCCGCTTAAGCTGCCGATTTGGCTTTTGACTTGCTCCACTTGGTTACTGTGGCTGTTTTTGGTGTTTTTCATCCAACCACTGAAGTATTCGGTGTCGGATATTTGCACCGAACCGATGCCGCTGGAAACCTGGGTTTCGCTTATGTGTCGGCTGTCTTGGGTAGCGAAAATATTAATGTTGCGCTTGGCATTGAGTGTCAGGTCGTTTTGGGAAACGATGGTACTGCCCAATACGTTGATGTCGCCCTGACTGCTTTGCAGAACTGCGGCACCGCCGACGGAGAGCAGGCTGCCGGTGGTTTTGTCGAGTGCACCTTGACCGCTGCCGCTGTCTTTAAATGTGCCAACGGGCATGATGTGATCGCGGTTGTCAATGGCAAAGCCGCTGCGGCGGCTTTGGGCGCTTTGGCTTTGGCTATCGCGGGCGAACTCTAGGGTGATGTTGTCACGGGCACTTAGTAAAGCATCGCCTTCGGCGCTTATTTGTGCGCCTTGGCTGCGGATTTTACCTTCCGTCGCGATAATATTAAGATTTCCACCTGCGGCCAATTCACTCACCACGGCTTGGCTGTGGCTGCTGTTTTGCTCGCTGCTGCTTCTGCTGCGGCCGCCGGCAACGACGATGGGTGTTGTTGCAGCCATGCCGGCCTTGCCGACAGCAATGCCGTGTGAAAAAGTTTTACCGATGACGCTACCGCTATTTTGATTGCCAGCCATGGATTTGTCGTAGGCGGTTTTGGCGGCAGTGAATGGATCGTAAGTGATGCCTATGCTTAGACCGCTCTGCTTGCTCTGTTGCTCAGTCTGGCTGCCACCGCTGATGTAGCCAGCATCCAGATTCACTTCTTTGCCTTGCAGGGTGAGATCTTGGCCGGCGCCCAAGCGGGCGGCGGTGGCGGTGAGCCGGTTGGCGGACACGATGGTGGTGTCGCCGTTGATACTGCCCACTTGGCTTAAAGTGAGGCTTTGGCCGCTGCTGTCTTGCTGCAGGCTGTGGCTGGATTTGCTGTAGCCTACACTGGCCACGCCGTCTTTTAGGCTGCCGGTGAGACCGGAGCGTTTTTCTTCATCATAACGGTGCTGGCTGTGTTGGTTGCCAGCTGCCTCAATGGTGATATTATTGCCGGCGCTGATGCGGTTGCTTTGTTGCGCCAGCACATTGCTGCCCGTGATGTGTAGATTGTTGCCAGCTGCCATTTGCACATCATTGGCATTAAAACTGCTGCCTTGTGCGGTATTTTCTGTAATACGGATGTTGCTGATGTTCACTTGTTTACGCCCGCCACCAGTGCGGCCAGTATGCTTGGAGGCATCGTCTATCAATAATGACTGTTGACCTGCGCCAATCAAAATATCATTACCCGCCGCTACTTTTAAGGTATTTTGGCTGCCAACATTGGCTGATGCGGCCTCAATATTGTTTCCGGCCAGCATGGTTAATTGGCCTCTGGTTTGAATATTGCTGCCCACATCAGCACTATTGGCTCGAATAATGTGATTATTGGCATCCAGATGGTTTTCTTGATGACGGGCGGTGCTAACGGTGTCCAGCTTTAAATCACGGTTGGCTTGAATAGTGGTTTGGCCATCTGCTGACATATTGCCTATGGCTGCGGCCGTTAACCGAACATCACGTCCTGCCGCCAAAACCAAAGCGCCATTTTCCGGGCCGGTTATGTATACACCGGCGATTCGGTTCAGGTTGGTTACGCTGCCTTGGCTATTTTCACTGCTGTGTGTGGTGCTGGTATGGTTGATGTCCCGTCCGGCCTGCAATAGCAAGCTGTTGGCTGCATCAATCATGCCTCCGGTATTATTGATGTCTTGCTTGGCATCTACGATTAGCTTATTGCTGCTGATGCGGCCATTGATGTTGTCGACAGTATCGGCACCAATGCGCAAGGCCTCGCGGCCAGCAACGGTACCGCTGTTATTCAGTGTACCTGCCACATTTAATTCGGTAATGCTGCCTGACAACAAGGCGCCGTTGCCATGAATATCACCGGCTTGTACGCGCACATATACCTGTGGTACCAAAGCTTGGCGTACACTGCCATCTGGCAACGTTACGTTTTGCTCCACCAACCACACAATATCGCTGGTTAGACGTGCTACTTGTTCCGCTGTCAGCGCTACGCCCGGGGTGAGGTGCATGGTGCGGGCAGCACTGATTCCGCTGTCCATTAAGGCTTTAAATTGCGCTTCATCGTTGCTGTAGCCATCCAGATAGCGGCGGCCGGTAAGCTGGGCAATTTGCTCGTTAAGCAGCCTCTGCTCGTAATAGCCATCGCCCAGCCGTTTGTGCATATTATTGGGATCCAGCTTCAGGGCATTCAACATGTAATTGCTGCCGAGCCATTGACGGTATTGGGTAAACTGCGGATCTGACTCAATCAGGTATGTGCCGGATTCAGCATTCAGTGCAAACAGGCTGCTGCCTGGCAAACGGGTATTGGGCGTGCCGGTGCGCACCACAACATCGCTGCCGTTTACAGCATCATTTTGTTGTGCTTGTTGTGTGCTGGTGGTGCCTTGTGTATTGGCTTGGTATTGCTCGGCTTGGGTTGTTGCTGTGGTTTTTTCAGTATCGGTGGTATTGACTTCTAATTGTGTAGTTTTTCCTGTATTGATTTTTGCGGCGACGGCTTTCTCTGGTGCTACGGTGGCGATATCTGCCACTACATCAGCGGTAATACGCAACCCTTGGCGTTTGTCTACTTGGGTTTCTGAGTTGACTGCCGTGTATTCCTCGTAGGCAAATGAACCCAGTGACAAGCTATTGCTGATTTCGGGTGCCGGGGCGTAATTATCACGTTTGTGACCGGTATTGTCGCGACCTTTTTGCCGATCACGCCAGTGCCAATGCAAACCCGGTGTTGAGCCACTACTCCAGCGGCCTTTATCTACATTTAAACCGGCTGCCCTTGCTTCTCTAATGGTATAACAACCACTACCATCGGGTTTTTCCATTGCACAGCCCAAATCCTGAACAATTTTGGTGCCCAGTATTTCCTGATTATGTAGTTTGTCTTTTTCAATATTAACGGTTAACTTGCCACCGGCAATAATCTGGCTATCTGTATTCCATAACTCATGGGCATCAATCTTTAATCCGCCACCCGCAATGATTTTA contains:
- a CDS encoding RNA 2'-phosphotransferase, which codes for MNKKSSEISKFLSYVLRHEPQAIGLLLDREGWAVISELIVQAKQAGQNLNDTLIREIVINSDKKRFAISEDGLRIRAVQGHSTNTVAIAHAEKIPPEFLYHGTATRFLDSILREGLKPGSRQYVHLSEDMEVATAVGQRYGKPVVLKIEALRMHQQGLKFFQAENGVWLTKQVPFRYIQR
- a CDS encoding barstar family protein gives rise to the protein MIKQQHFYIDGRDIKEKIDFYIQLDKILHFENYVEGSAGVPVLDVLWDVMTCGAGLNCILHWTNSEISKQNLGEEYFNLIIETLRDAENYPWHQWPQYAEDSPFKLCLE
- a CDS encoding ribonuclease domain-containing protein, which gives rise to MFRISREKLLPSAPNRRWYEADINYQGTKTRGKERLYYSNGGMLYFSRDHKTILPMGKWK
- a CDS encoding hemagglutinin repeat-containing protein; the protein is MKAVMAANTPVVIRAGASSERNVKDSSRSEAVTTAAVAGRHLNIIATAGDINSQGAQLSAEGNALLHAKNNINLGFATDSHSQTADGRRSGFAIDNRDHLSPAGVYHDKNQGEGALDKATGTLLSVGGQSTLQTDSGDINILGSTVVAGGDNLINAARHVNIRATQNSRSQSEQSHNQGIGSAQISDTERFDGYMSHKSHNSGNQVEQIKSQIGSLSGDVRIQAGGNYTQQVADIHAGQNISIDAQRIDILADHNRGASHQSEKDLKVGQFSKISSPLIDLVNALDGAVNNKADGRTQALQGMAAAAQGYQVYSAVANGGALFKAETGTGFKTSKSQQDSRYAQSQSNALNAGGNISLTSREGDIRAQHSQIKAGDTIALNSAKDIILESGQSQQQADGKNSNAGLSVGMGVSVGAQTGVYVYGEAGWGSGKNQLDANTHSNTTLQSNKLVLNSKGDTTLKGASASANRIDADIGGKLHIESLQDQVDQSSSQTGAGVRVQVSFGTAWEASGNFSSDKTSGSLSAVNQQSGLFAGDGGYHINADSVHLKGGAIASTAAKEHNQLTTKQLSFEDIRNHSNYSASSVALAGSYGSNSPGQNADNAAFQDTKLGQAFANNAGDGGFNYSPSLPQQTGGNDSSTTRATLSAGNLTIGGKATTVEALGIHSDPASAHRQLAELPDLQAVLTQQKTVAQATATIATAARTFSSDRVKAAAKEKAQAEADYTNRLKTQNDGSYERFMAKDTNGQHTEMLRNDTVYAQADNQAKDWGIGGSNSRALNAATTLITGTLGGQTNLQVAANTLAPYAAASIGSTVGHGENKNETAQAVGHFILGATLAYVNGADPLAGGSATLAAEKTAQYLTQQYNDGKTAIDPNTGEFNPNLLPEPIKAEIRSVTGAIASVVGATGDGGAAFNAQVAGVIGQNAVENNDFLQAISPASAKMLSRTPEHARAMELAGGLRKITVVGVGVAASPYAVATLGPAAIPVGDAALSTGVPGMMLQAATTQAGRVAIKNAAINGSISAASQAIQNDGKVNLGAVAIDSVTGGIASKYNLGGQVLINTAGSATSSFIQGQNPVNDIPGTVAGTVIGYHAGKPITKYFNERLNTFITRPRDVYVPFNPILQDRYSNIPVTSGTIGGGILGEAGKGFINHTIQNKEGK
- a CDS encoding ribonuclease domain-containing protein, with translation MVDSLKQTGKLPPNFITKAEAEALGWKSGNHVPNGKTIGGEPYSNREKLLPSAPNRTWYEADINYQETRTRGNERLFYSNDGLLYFTREHSKTVVPIGKWK
- a CDS encoding barstar family protein, producing the protein MKKSINDLYLNGKSIQTKADFHKKIGDLLNAKNFIDGYGYNLDALWDILSSGAGLNCVLHWEHSEISKQNLGEEHFYAIVDILKMAENVTWTEDYVPFKLCLE